AAGTCTGTTAATTCGGCTCCAATAAAAAATAATTTTTTTAACTATAAAATTAAATATAATATTAATACAATTTAAGGTTTTGATATTATGAATATTTTAATATCTAATGATGATGGTATTTTCGCACCAGGGATACTGGCTGCAAAGCAAGCTGTTGAAGATATAGCCAATGTTGTGGTTGTAGCTCCCGATAAAAATAACAGCAGTGTCGGTCGTCGTCTAACATTATTTAAACATTTAAAAATTAATTCCTGCAAACTTGATGATGGTAGTTTGGCTTATTCTGTTTCAGGTAGTCCCGCTGATTGTGTTATTGTTGGTTCAGATTATGTAATGAACGAAAAGCCTGATTTGGTTATAACGGGAATTAATGCTGGAATTAATATAAGTTGCGATATTACTTCATCAGGTACAGTTTGCGCTGCTTTAGAAGCAGTTAGTTTAGGCATTCCTGCAATTGCAACTTCATTATTCATAGATCCTAAAACATCATATAAGAAAGATATGAATGGTGAATGGTATGTGGATTATGATTTTACTTTAGCAAAGAAAGTTCTCCATGATTTAGTTTTAAAAATAATTAATGACGGATTTCCAAAAGAAGTTGATTTGTTTAACTTAAATGTGCCAACAAATTATGAATCGGAAAGTGTTAAAATTACACATTTAGCTCCTAAAATGCTTAATAAAAATGTTATAGATAATAATGATAAGGAAAAAGCGGAAATATTTAATTATCCATTGGAAGAGAATCAAAAAAACGACGATTTAATCATGATTACTTCTGGTCTTGTTAAAGAATATGATGAAAATAGTGATGGGTATGCATTAATAGTTGAAAAAAGACCAAGTTTGACTCCCCTTAATGTTAATATGACTTATCAAGATTTAAAAGATTGGTAAATAATTAAATTTATGGGATTTTAACACAAATATTCTATTTATAAAACTTTCAACACAAATGCTATTGAAAATTGCATTTCATAAATCAATTTACAGACAAAAATATAATAAATATAAACAATAAAATCGAAAAAAACCTTCTTGAAAAACCTACCGAAACCATTAAGAAATTATTTCTTTGTCTATGGATTCTGGATTGGCGTGTTATAGACTCCTAGATCTCATTAGTAGTTGACAGTTCCAATCATTCCGGTATCTGTCTAAATCATCATCAATTATTCCATAAAATTATATTGTGTGTGGCATTCCTTAGACGCTATGAAAAAATAGCCAATGAAAATCAAACTAAAGAAATTGACAGATGAAATTCAACTAAAAGAAGAGATTATAAAAATTCAGATTTTTAAAAAGAGAGATAATAACAGTTCAGCTGGCATGTTAAACATGAATGGCGTTGGCGGATTTTTTTTAATTTTCCTCCCATATTGAATCATTAGAAAATTAAATTTAGATGGCTCTTTCAAAAACTTGTGTGATAACTAATTTTTTCGATTAATCTATTCATTAAATTTTTCAAAATAATGGATTAATTAGCGTTAAATTATAAAAATAACTCCAAATATTAAGAAAAAATTTTTAATAAAAAACTTGCAGATATTTAAATCACCTAAGTTTTTGAAATAGCCATTCTTAGATAGATATCTATAATAATTAAAAAACAGTTAAATATGATAGAAAAGATATTTAACAATAAATTATCAAGTGATTAAAATGGAAATTTTTATTTGGATAATCTTAGCTATTGTATTTTTTTCATTGGAAATGCTCACAGGCAGTTTTATTTTATTGTGGTTTGGTGTAAGTTCTTTAATTGCGGCTATATTGAATTATTTGCATTTTGATTTTTATACTCAATTTGGAGCTTTTTTAATTGTGTCAATAATTTTACTAGCTTATACTAAAAAATTCTCAATTAAAGTTACACCTGAAACTAATAAAAAGACAACCGCTGAGCGATTAATAGGAAAAGAAGCTAAAGTTATCCGTAAAATTGATGATGAAAACATTATTGTAAAAGTAAGTGGAGAAGAATGGTCTGCTTATGCAAAAAATAATGTGAATATTGGAGATATTGTTAAAGTGTGCGGAATAGAAAGTATTAAACTAATTGTAGAATAGAAGTGATTTAAAATGTTTTTAGAAATAATTAATTATAATTATAATTTTAGTTATTATAGGTCTTAGATACATTAAAATTCTCAGACCCTATGAAAAAGGTGTTGTTGAAAGACTTGGAAAATATAATAGAACAGTTTCAAGTGGTGTGGTTGTATTAATTCCATTTTTTGAAAATTTAGAAAAGGTAGATTTAAGGGAACAAGTAGTTGATGTTCCTCCTCAGGAAGTAATTACAAAGGACAATACAGTAGTTGTTGTTGATTGTGTAATTTTTTATGAAGTTGTAGATGCATTTAATGCCAAATATAATGTAGTTAATTTTTACCAAGCTATTACAAAACTTGCACAAACAAATTTAAGAAACATAATCGGAGATTTAGAACTCGATGAAACATTAACTTCCCGTGAAATGATTAATGCGGAATTACGTGATGTATTAGATGAAGCTACAGATAAATGGGGAAGTAAAGTAGTGTAGAAATACAAAAAATCGAACCTCCACAAGACATTGTAGAAGCAATGAGTAAACAAATGAAAAGCAGAAAGAATGAAAAGAGCATCAATTCTCGAAGCTGAAGGTTACAAACAGTCCGAAATTAAAAAATCTGAAGGAGATAAACAAGCCGCTATTTTAGAAGCAGAAGGTAAAGCAGAATCTATTAAAAAAATGGCTGAAGCAGATAAACAAGCTTCAATTTTAAGAGCAGAAGGTGAATCTCTAGCTATTGAAAAAGTATATGCTGCAATTCATGAAGGAAATCCTGATGATGGCCTTATAGCTATCAAATACTTGGAATCTTTAGAAAAGATTGCTAATGGAAAAGCTTCAAAAGTATTTTTACCATTTGAATCAAGTGGTGTTTTATCTTCAGTTGCAGGCATAGCTGAACTATTTAAAGATAATAAAGAGGAATAACTTTTATTCTCACATTTTTATTTTTTTCATTTATACATTAATCACCAAATTATCAAAGACATTAAATCACATGTTAGTTATGTATAAGTTATTTTAACTAAAATTTAAGTTATATGCATAAACAATCCCTAAATTTAAATCGTATTTTTGAAATACTAAAAAAATAAAAAAAATAATATCTAATGAGCAACATTAGATAAAAATTAAACAGATTAAATTACTACATCTTTAAAAATAGAACCGTCAGTAGATGTAATTATAACTAATTTTCCATCCCTTGCATAATTAAACATGTAAATGTTTGAATTTTCAAGCAAATAACCAGTTTGACCATTGTATGTAGTTTTATTTCCACCTAAATATCCTGCAAACTCATCATCAACTTTTTGTCCATCATACAAAGCTACAATAATGGAAATAACATCATTATCATCATTTGTAAAAGTTTTTCCATTTGATGTGTATGTAATGCCGGCACTGCTGTTAGTTTGATTGTTTATTGCTAATTTTTCATTTTCAGTATAACCTGCGGGAATTTGAAAATCAACACCATCAATAGTAACATTTTGAGCTTCTGAAGAATTATCTCCACCAAATAAAGAACCAAAGTCAAATGCAGAAGCTGAACCTAATACAATTATAGCCATCAAAAATATTGATAACAAGAACAAAATATATCTCTTCTTCATTTTAATACCTCCTAGCATATGCTAATAATTTTGTTAGTATTTATAAATAAAGATATATGATTTAGGTCTGTCAAATTAATTATCAGTATTTTTGTTCAATTATACTATACGCTTTGATTATATTGCATAAAAATTTAATTTTTCTTATCTAATAGCTGCATTTTTTTATTTTTAACTGGGTGTCCGCCAAAAGCAAATTCATCTAGGCAACATTTTCTTTATTTTTTACAATTGAAGCATTATTTGTGTTTGTCAAAAATTAATTTTTGAGTTTTGGCGGACACTCAACTATTTTTTAATTATTCAGGTTAATTCAATTTCTGAATAAACAATCATTATATACTTTATTAAAAATTTCTCTTTTAATAATAATTTTATTTATGAATTATCATATGTGAAAATTTAGACAATATAAGTAAAGAAAAGTATTAATAAAATACTGAATAAAAAAAGCATTATGAGATTATCAAATTGAAAATTAAGAAATTAAATCGAATATACAATTAATCAGATGTAATAAAATAAAAAAAATAAAATTTTTAAATTTTATTTTTCACGTTTAAATATGATGGAACCTGTAACCATGAAAACAGTTAATAAAAGTAGTAACGGATTACCAGTTTGATGTAAAGCAGTTTCTTTTACATTTTGCGCATTATCTGTAGAAGGATTATTACTTGCACCTTTATCAGATGAATTTGCACCGAGTAAATCGTCATTTACACTGCTGACATTATCACTACCTTCTTCATCGTCATCAATAAAGTCTTCAAATTCAGTTTCATTTTCATCTGTGGAATTATTTTCATCGGTTTCATTATCGTCATTTGTTGTATTGGCATTATCAGAACTTGTATTATTTTCTGGAATTGTTAAATTATCAAAAGATTTTGCAGAAACATCATTATCATATTGCATGATGCTATGGGAATCTATTGCACTAACCATACTAATTGAAATGAGGGATAACATAACTATTAATAAAAATCCCACAATTTTTGTGTGTTTTTTAATATTTTCACCTTTTATTTTTTTTTTTATTAAATTGACATTATTTGGCATAACTTGCCGAAATAATACCTACTTTTTTGTTTAATATTTTTAACTATAAATATTTTTTTAATATAAATCAAATTAATTTTATAAAAATGTTAATTTTAAATATGGATGTGAGTTTATTTATTTCATCACCGATTTTAGTTTCAGATGTTGCAAATACAATTTTACCATTGGATTAAGAGTTAACACTTTAATAAAATCCATGGTACTTTCTATAGTATTGATGATGATACGTATGTGAACAGATTGATTTATAGAAGCCAGGTTGTGGTTGTTATGCTTTGAAAGGACAAATACTTTGTTCATGGCTGAAAAAAATTCAGTGAAAGAACATGAAGATTCTTATGGCAGGCATCGAAAATTACATGACATAAGAATTCTACTCAAAGACGTATACAACAATTATCCAAGAACTAAAAAATTCCGAGATATAAAATCTTGTATCTAATTTTTTACTAAACAAATAATTATCATGCTTCTTTTTTATCTATATTCTGTTTAATTAAAGTTTATAAAAAGGTTTAAATACATAATTAACAAAACCATATTTATACATCAATATAATTTTATAAATTTTTCAAATAAAATATAGGAGGAAATGTGAAATGAGCATAATTGATTACTTTGCCAGGAATATCGTGCCTAAAATGTATCGTGGAAAAGGTGCTTTCCATCCTGCAGCTACAGGCGTGCTTGATTTTGGTGTAAAATGTATTCGCGAATATGATGTTAATATTTTTTTTATTCAAGAAGACCGACATCTTATAGCTATTGATGCAGGTTATAGGAATTATAGTAAGATTATGGAGAAATGCAATAGGATAGGCATTAATCCTGCTAATGTAACAGAGTTGTTTTTGACACATGTTGATCCAGATCATGCCGGCGGTCTTGATTGTCGATACGATTCCCCATTTAAAAACGCAAAAATATATCTTGGAAAACTGGAGGAAAATTATCTTACAAATACTTGGCATCGCAAGAAAATAGGGCCAATCGGATTAAAAAACCCTGTTAAGATTCAAAATAATTATCGTCTTCTTGAAGATGGTGAATCTGTAATGCTTGATGATTTGAAAATTACATCGCTGCTGGTGCCAGGACATACTTTGGGACATAGCGCTTACATTATTAATGACAATCTTCTATTTACCGGAGACTCCCTTGCCCTTAACGATACTGGAGGATACTGCTTCTTTGACATTTTTAATCTAGACAGTGATTTAAACAAAAAATCCCTTGAAATTCTAAAAGAGCGAATTAATGACTATGATATAAAAGCTGTTTTTACCTCCCATAATGGATGGACAAAAAATGTACAGCATGCATTTGCCCATATAGATACCATACCTACCCTTTCAAAAGAATATCCTTTTGATAAGACCGCACCATATGATTGCTTTGAAAATCCATAAGCAAAGTTGGAATTGTTGAAAATTTATTTTTATAATTAAGGATAATTTTAATCAATTAGTTTAGATAGATTTATTACTTTTTTAATTTGTAATACCTTCATTTTTATTAAAAA
This window of the Methanobrevibacter sp. V74 genome carries:
- a CDS encoding paraslipin, yielding MLRPYEKGVVERLGKYNRTVSSGVVVLIPFFENLEKVDLREQVVDVPPQEVITKDNTVVVVDCVIFYEVVDAFNAKYNVVNFYQAITKLAQTNLRNIIGDLELDETLTSREMINAELRDVLDEATDKWGSKVV
- a CDS encoding NfeD family protein, with product MEIFIWIILAIVFFSLEMLTGSFILLWFGVSSLIAAILNYLHFDFYTQFGAFLIVSIILLAYTKKFSIKVTPETNKKTTAERLIGKEAKVIRKIDDENIIVKVSGEEWSAYAKNNVNIGDIVKVCGIESIKLIVE
- the surE gene encoding 5'/3'-nucleotidase SurE: MNILISNDDGIFAPGILAAKQAVEDIANVVVVAPDKNNSSVGRRLTLFKHLKINSCKLDDGSLAYSVSGSPADCVIVGSDYVMNEKPDLVITGINAGINISCDITSSGTVCAALEAVSLGIPAIATSLFIDPKTSYKKDMNGEWYVDYDFTLAKKVLHDLVLKIINDGFPKEVDLFNLNVPTNYESESVKITHLAPKMLNKNVIDNNDKEKAEIFNYPLEENQKNDDLIMITSGLVKEYDENSDGYALIVEKRPSLTPLNVNMTYQDLKDW
- a CDS encoding MBL fold metallo-hydrolase; amino-acid sequence: MSIIDYFARNIVPKMYRGKGAFHPAATGVLDFGVKCIREYDVNIFFIQEDRHLIAIDAGYRNYSKIMEKCNRIGINPANVTELFLTHVDPDHAGGLDCRYDSPFKNAKIYLGKLEENYLTNTWHRKKIGPIGLKNPVKIQNNYRLLEDGESVMLDDLKITSLLVPGHTLGHSAYIINDNLLFTGDSLALNDTGGYCFFDIFNLDSDLNKKSLEILKERINDYDIKAVFTSHNGWTKNVQHAFAHIDTIPTLSKEYPFDKTAPYDCFENP